In the Deinococcus ficus genome, one interval contains:
- the polA gene encoding DNA polymerase I, which yields MTAASPSTGPDTPRPDTLVLIDGHALAFRSYFALPPLTNSQGEATNAILGFMRLTLRLCKQRGNQVIVVFDPPVKTFRHEQYDGYKSGRAETPADLPTQINRIREIVDAMGLPRLEVNGYEADDVIASLTRKAEGSGMQVRILTSDRDAYQLLDEHVKVITNDFTLMGPEQVVEKYGVTVRQWVDYRALTGDASDNIPGAKGIGPKTAAKLLQEYGTLEGIYEAAKAGTLKPDGVRQKLLDSEEAVQFSHELSCMVTDLPLDVELGVGRLPGDPQRLGQLLTELELHSVQRDILTLNARAAADAAGLPDAVLDATHRAAPADEQATQPAAALPQATAAEWRTPRQGVVWGYVLSREDDLTASLTAAATFEAEGEGGVVRVAPTVTPKERQAREAAAPAGLFDGMLDPDRAAPPTKAQLKAQEKARKDAEKAAAKLAAQYPDTVDDAEFIGQRTVTAAGAKALAAHLSVRGLKVDPGDDPLLHAYLLDPANMNMSVVTQRYLGQPWPEDAGTRAAITAHLLHDLPPRLDDARRTLYADMELPLSTVLKRMEVRGVKLDRDYIQTLAIQAGVKLGELEKRIHELAGREFSVRSPQQLETVLYDELGLASGKKTKLTGKRSTAVAALEPLRDEHPVIPLILEYRELDKLRGTYLDPLPNLVNPRTGRLHTTFNQTTAATGRLSSLNPNLQNIPIRSEQGREIRKGFIAEDGYCLISADYSQIELRLLAHIAEDPLMRQAFQEGADIHRRTAAQVLGMSEADVGPDQRRAAKTVNFGVLYGMSAHRLSRDLGIPYADAAGFIETYFSTYPGIRRYIDRTLEFGRKQGYVETLYGRRRYVPELTATNRTLREAGERLAYNMPIQGTAADIIKYAMIRLDRELEPLGGRLLLQVHDELLIEAPTAQAEQIAAVTREVMEHTVQLSVPLAVEVGTGPNWFDTK from the coding sequence ATGACTGCCGCTTCCCCCTCGACCGGACCTGATACGCCCAGGCCCGACACCCTGGTCCTGATCGACGGGCACGCCCTGGCCTTCCGTTCCTACTTCGCGCTGCCGCCCCTGACGAACAGCCAGGGCGAGGCGACGAACGCCATCCTAGGGTTCATGCGCCTGACGCTGCGGCTGTGCAAGCAGCGCGGCAACCAGGTGATCGTGGTGTTCGATCCGCCCGTGAAGACCTTCCGGCACGAGCAGTACGACGGGTACAAGTCCGGCCGCGCCGAGACGCCCGCCGACCTGCCCACCCAGATCAACCGCATCCGGGAGATCGTGGACGCCATGGGCCTGCCCCGCCTTGAAGTCAACGGGTACGAGGCGGACGACGTGATCGCCTCCCTGACCCGCAAGGCCGAGGGAAGCGGCATGCAGGTCCGCATCCTGACCAGTGACCGCGACGCCTACCAGCTGCTGGACGAGCACGTCAAGGTGATCACCAACGACTTCACGCTGATGGGCCCCGAGCAGGTGGTCGAGAAGTACGGCGTGACCGTGCGCCAGTGGGTGGACTACCGCGCCCTGACCGGGGACGCCAGCGACAACATTCCCGGCGCGAAGGGCATCGGCCCGAAAACCGCCGCGAAACTCCTGCAGGAGTACGGCACCCTGGAGGGCATCTACGAGGCCGCGAAGGCCGGCACCCTGAAACCCGACGGCGTGCGCCAGAAACTGCTGGACTCCGAGGAAGCCGTGCAGTTCAGCCACGAACTGTCGTGCATGGTCACGGACCTGCCGCTGGACGTGGAACTCGGCGTGGGCCGCCTGCCGGGTGACCCGCAGCGCCTGGGGCAGCTGCTGACCGAACTCGAACTGCACAGCGTGCAGCGCGACATCCTGACCCTGAACGCCCGCGCCGCGGCCGACGCGGCCGGCCTGCCGGACGCCGTGCTGGACGCCACGCACCGCGCCGCCCCGGCCGACGAGCAGGCCACCCAGCCCGCCGCCGCGCTGCCGCAGGCCACGGCCGCCGAGTGGCGCACGCCCCGGCAGGGCGTGGTGTGGGGGTACGTGCTCTCCCGTGAGGACGACCTGACCGCCTCCCTCACCGCCGCCGCGACCTTCGAGGCGGAAGGGGAGGGCGGCGTGGTCCGCGTGGCCCCGACCGTCACCCCGAAGGAGCGGCAGGCGCGGGAAGCGGCCGCCCCGGCGGGGCTGTTCGACGGCATGCTGGACCCTGACCGGGCCGCGCCGCCCACCAAGGCGCAGCTCAAGGCGCAGGAGAAGGCCCGGAAGGACGCCGAGAAGGCCGCTGCGAAGCTCGCCGCGCAGTACCCGGACACCGTGGACGACGCGGAGTTCATCGGGCAGCGCACCGTGACGGCCGCCGGCGCCAAGGCCCTGGCCGCGCACCTCAGCGTCCGCGGGCTGAAGGTGGACCCCGGGGACGACCCCCTGCTGCACGCGTACCTGCTGGACCCGGCCAACATGAACATGAGCGTGGTCACGCAGCGGTACCTGGGCCAGCCCTGGCCGGAGGACGCCGGCACGCGCGCCGCGATCACCGCGCACCTGCTGCACGACCTGCCGCCCCGCCTGGACGACGCCCGCCGCACCCTGTACGCGGACATGGAACTCCCGCTGTCCACCGTGCTCAAGCGCATGGAGGTGCGCGGGGTGAAGCTGGACCGCGACTACATCCAGACCCTTGCTATTCAGGCCGGCGTGAAGCTCGGCGAGCTGGAAAAACGCATTCACGAACTGGCCGGCCGGGAGTTCAGCGTCCGCAGCCCGCAGCAGCTCGAAACCGTGCTGTACGACGAACTGGGCCTCGCCAGCGGCAAGAAGACCAAACTCACCGGCAAGCGCAGCACCGCCGTCGCCGCCCTGGAACCCCTGCGGGACGAGCACCCGGTCATCCCGCTGATCCTGGAGTACCGCGAGCTGGACAAGCTGCGCGGCACGTACCTGGACCCCCTCCCTAACCTCGTGAACCCCCGCACCGGCCGACTGCACACCACCTTCAACCAGACGACCGCCGCCACCGGCCGCCTGAGCAGCCTGAACCCGAACCTGCAGAACATCCCCATCCGCAGCGAGCAGGGCCGCGAGATCCGCAAGGGCTTCATCGCCGAGGACGGGTACTGCCTGATCAGCGCCGACTACTCGCAGATCGAACTGCGGCTGCTGGCGCACATCGCCGAGGACCCCCTGATGCGCCAGGCCTTCCAGGAGGGCGCCGACATTCACCGCCGCACCGCCGCGCAGGTGCTCGGCATGAGCGAGGCGGACGTCGGCCCGGACCAGCGCCGCGCCGCGAAGACCGTGAACTTCGGCGTGCTGTACGGCATGAGCGCCCACCGCCTCAGCCGCGACCTGGGCATCCCGTACGCCGACGCGGCCGGGTTCATCGAGACGTACTTCAGCACCTACCCCGGCATCCGCCGCTACATCGACCGGACCCTGGAGTTCGGGCGCAAGCAGGGGTACGTGGAAACGCTGTACGGCCGGCGCCGGTACGTGCCGGAACTCACCGCCACCAACCGCACCCTGCGGGAGGCCGGGGAGCGCCTCGCGTACAACATGCCCATCCAGGGCACCGCGGCTGACATCATCAAGTACGCCATGATCCGCCTGGACCGCGAACTGGAACCGCTGGGCGGCCGGCTGCTGCTGCAGGTGCACGACGAACTGCTGATCGAGGCGCCCACCGCGCAGGCCGAGCAGATCGCCGCCGTGACCCGCGAGGTGATGGAGCACACCGTGCAGCTCAGCGTGCCGCTCGCGGTGGAGGTCGGCACCGGCCCCAACTGGTTCGACACGAAGTAA
- a CDS encoding GGDEF domain-containing protein yields MTRSAPRTTESALATMFVLTILYQAYFVWLDFRIDKPINAWLNVGGIVFMSGLLISLRLRRLRMSRAAYYTVPFVAFWQAVFLLMGLASPAATPITTYTTHVITVLIAFAFMPLRLAGVLTAVYWAALAAVTLTRSAVDLSTFGDVAYITLLAGFLGTHGRQLYEERRRAETLEDLAHLDVLTELPNRRAMLLALRAREGAAPGAEDPKPDILVLLDIDHFKAVNDGHGHETGDAVLRHVAGLLRAGTRHRDVLCRWGGEEYLLLLVETSLDEATFIVERLLADVRHARPMGLPPVTLSAGLSVWLPPQTAEAAIAHADARLYEAKRAGRDRWAA; encoded by the coding sequence TTGACCCGGTCCGCGCCCCGCACCACGGAGTCCGCCCTGGCGACGATGTTCGTCCTGACCATCCTGTACCAGGCGTACTTCGTGTGGCTGGACTTCCGGATCGACAAGCCGATCAACGCCTGGCTGAACGTGGGCGGCATCGTGTTCATGAGCGGCCTGCTGATCAGTCTGCGGTTGCGGCGGCTGCGGATGAGCCGGGCGGCGTACTACACGGTGCCGTTCGTGGCGTTCTGGCAGGCGGTGTTCCTGCTGATGGGGCTCGCGTCGCCTGCGGCCACGCCCATCACCACCTACACCACGCACGTGATCACGGTGCTCATCGCGTTCGCGTTCATGCCGCTGCGGCTGGCAGGCGTGCTGACGGCCGTGTACTGGGCGGCGCTGGCCGCCGTGACGCTCACGCGCAGCGCCGTGGACCTCTCCACGTTCGGGGACGTGGCCTACATCACCCTGCTGGCCGGGTTCCTGGGCACGCACGGCCGGCAGCTGTACGAGGAACGCCGCCGCGCGGAGACGCTGGAGGACCTCGCGCACCTGGACGTGCTGACCGAACTGCCGAACCGCCGCGCCATGCTCCTCGCGCTGCGGGCCCGGGAGGGCGCCGCCCCCGGCGCCGAGGACCCCAAGCCCGACATCCTGGTGCTGCTGGACATCGACCATTTCAAGGCCGTGAACGACGGGCACGGGCACGAGACGGGCGACGCGGTGCTGCGGCACGTGGCGGGACTGTTGCGGGCCGGCACCCGGCACCGCGACGTGCTGTGCCGCTGGGGCGGCGAAGAATACCTGCTGCTGCTCGTCGAGACGTCCCTGGACGAGGCGACCTTCATCGTGGAGCGCCTGCTGGCCGACGTGCGGCACGCCCGGCCGATGGGCCTGCCCCCGGTGACCCTGAGCGCCGGGCTGTCCGTGTGGCTCCCCCCGCAGACGGCCGAGGCCGCCATCGCCCATGCGGACGCCCGCCTGTACGAAGCCAAGCGGGCGGGCCGGGACCGCTGGGCGGCCTGA
- the hemG gene encoding protoporphyrinogen oxidase — protein sequence MPGADLPVIVVGGGMTGLSAAWELQQQGVPYVLLEAGDYLGGKVHSELTEDGFLIERAADAFINGKPHALQLAREVGLEAEEIHPRTESRRLYFLRGRRLLDFPPNLKMFVPMDDESFRQSGILSPAGTERFLQEVNVPPKPDDGQDESLAGFMRRRFGEEALDFIVPMAAGIYVANPEELSMQASFPQFLAMERRYGSLIAGSRATPRATGPIFTSFRGGMRALPDAVAARLTGDVRLNTPVSRVLDGGVRLGSGEELRGRAVISAVPAWYAAPMFNGSFPDAARRMAQFRANSSAAVTFAYRADQVDFDLNTHGLLVAPSEGLPMTAITVHSSKLAGRAPEGHVLMRVFFKATEPGVARKLAQLYLHEFLNVQGEPLHYHYGDWRGKNPAYELGHLGRVAGMQASLPATVRAVGCSFTGVGVPDCVNAGRTAAREVLAAL from the coding sequence ATGCCGGGGGCTGACCTGCCCGTCATCGTGGTCGGCGGCGGCATGACCGGCCTGAGCGCCGCGTGGGAGCTGCAGCAGCAGGGCGTGCCGTACGTCCTGCTGGAGGCCGGCGACTACCTGGGCGGCAAGGTGCACAGTGAGCTCACCGAGGACGGTTTCCTGATCGAGCGGGCCGCGGACGCGTTCATCAACGGCAAGCCGCACGCGCTGCAGCTGGCCCGCGAGGTCGGCCTGGAAGCCGAGGAGATCCACCCGCGCACCGAGTCCCGGCGCCTGTACTTCCTGCGGGGACGGCGGCTGCTGGACTTCCCGCCCAACCTGAAGATGTTCGTGCCGATGGACGACGAGTCCTTCCGGCAAAGCGGCATCCTCTCCCCCGCCGGCACGGAACGCTTCCTGCAGGAGGTGAACGTCCCGCCGAAACCCGACGACGGGCAGGACGAGTCGCTGGCGGGCTTCATGCGCCGGCGGTTCGGGGAGGAGGCGCTGGACTTCATCGTGCCGATGGCCGCCGGGATCTACGTGGCGAACCCGGAGGAACTGAGCATGCAGGCGTCCTTCCCGCAGTTCCTGGCGATGGAACGCCGGTACGGCAGCCTGATCGCCGGGAGCCGCGCCACGCCCCGCGCGACCGGGCCCATCTTCACGTCGTTCCGGGGGGGGATGCGGGCCCTGCCGGACGCGGTGGCCGCGCGGCTGACCGGGGACGTTCGGCTGAACACGCCGGTCAGTCGTGTGCTGGACGGCGGGGTGCGGCTGGGCAGCGGCGAGGAGTTGCGGGGGCGCGCGGTGATCTCCGCGGTGCCCGCGTGGTACGCCGCGCCGATGTTCAACGGGTCCTTCCCGGACGCGGCGCGCCGCATGGCGCAGTTCCGCGCGAACAGCAGTGCCGCCGTGACCTTCGCGTACCGCGCCGATCAGGTGGACTTCGACCTGAACACGCACGGGCTGCTGGTCGCGCCGTCCGAGGGGCTGCCCATGACCGCGATCACGGTGCACAGCAGCAAACTCGCCGGCCGCGCGCCGGAAGGCCACGTGCTGATGCGGGTGTTCTTCAAGGCCACCGAGCCGGGCGTGGCCCGGAAACTCGCTCAGCTGTACCTGCACGAATTCCTGAACGTGCAGGGCGAGCCGCTGCACTACCATTACGGCGACTGGCGCGGCAAGAACCCCGCCTACGAGCTGGGGCACCTGGGCCGCGTGGCCGGGATGCAGGCCAGCCTGCCGGCCACCGTGCGGGCCGTGGGGTGCAGTTTCACCGGGGTGGGCGTGCCGGACTGCGTGAATGCCGGCCGGACCGCGGCCCGAGAGGTGCTCGCGGCCCTCTGA
- the hemH gene encoding ferrochelatase, whose product MTTPDPTQTPVAPGTIGVLFMAYGGPESLEDMPGYLSDIRAGRVTPASVLDEITNNYRLIGGKSPLPEFTRAQVDATMAQLQKLGRPLKAYIGMRHWSPWIEDAVRDMLDDGIQQAVAIVLAPHYSSMSVAKYQKKIKAGLEMNHGHIDFVFIDDYHTEPGYITALADRVRQGIQEFPEGERDDVHVVLSAHSLPVRIKREGDPYADQLMESAQLVAKQAGLRDDQWSWSFQSAGRSPEPWLGPQLDEHLTDLAGKGVKKVVSVPVGFVSDHVEILFDIDIAAQEVAKELGMTLVRPPALNTDPLFIGTLASVIGRALPEA is encoded by the coding sequence ATGACCACCCCTGACCCCACCCAGACCCCCGTGGCGCCCGGCACCATCGGCGTGCTGTTCATGGCCTACGGCGGCCCGGAGTCCCTGGAGGACATGCCCGGGTACCTCTCCGACATCCGCGCCGGGCGCGTCACGCCCGCCAGCGTGCTGGACGAGATCACCAACAACTACCGCCTGATCGGCGGGAAGAGCCCCCTGCCGGAGTTCACCCGCGCGCAGGTGGACGCCACCATGGCGCAACTGCAGAAGCTCGGCCGGCCGCTCAAGGCATACATCGGCATGCGGCACTGGTCCCCGTGGATCGAGGACGCCGTGCGCGACATGCTCGACGACGGCATCCAGCAGGCGGTCGCGATCGTGCTGGCCCCACACTACTCCAGCATGAGCGTCGCGAAGTACCAGAAGAAGATCAAGGCCGGCCTGGAGATGAACCACGGGCACATCGACTTCGTGTTCATCGACGACTACCACACCGAACCTGGGTACATCACGGCCCTGGCCGACCGCGTCCGGCAGGGCATTCAGGAGTTCCCGGAAGGCGAGCGGGATGACGTGCACGTGGTCCTCTCCGCGCACAGCCTGCCGGTGCGGATCAAGCGGGAGGGCGACCCGTACGCCGACCAGCTCATGGAATCCGCGCAGCTCGTGGCGAAACAGGCGGGCCTGCGGGACGACCAGTGGAGCTGGAGCTTCCAGTCGGCGGGCCGCAGCCCGGAGCCCTGGCTGGGACCGCAACTCGACGAGCACCTCACCGACCTGGCCGGCAAGGGCGTGAAGAAGGTCGTGAGCGTGCCGGTGGGCTTCGTGTCCGACCACGTGGAGATCCTGTTCGACATCGACATCGCCGCGCAGGAAGTCGCCAAGGAACTGGGCATGACGCTGGTCCGCCCGCCGGCCCTGAACACCGATCCGCTGTTCATCGGGACGCTGGCGAGCGTGATCGGGCGCGCGCTGCCCGAAGCCTGA
- the hemE gene encoding uroporphyrinogen decarboxylase, whose translation MTHPQRPPSAPAVDQTNRDSAFLTAMRRESAPHTPVWFMRQAGRYMPEYRALRAGRSMLECIRTPDLAAEITMQPIKAFNVDAAILFNDILTPLPTMGLDLDFVGGVGPQIANRIETPADVDRLGVPATAETMPYTMESIRLVRQQLDPRGIPLIGFIGAPFTLASYAIEGKGSKTYDRTKRFMYAEPAAWARLMGKFEAILGDYLEQQVRAGAQAVQVFDSWVGMLSVHDYRTFVKPATDRLIQRVKGLGVPVIYFGTGTQHLLPDMASLGTDVVGADWRLPLDEAWKLLQPGQGIQGNLDPLLLQAPWRELKHQVDRILEEAGGRPGHIFNVGHGLLPETPMDNVARVIDYVHERTAKGG comes from the coding sequence GTGACCCATCCTCAGCGACCCCCGTCCGCCCCCGCCGTGGACCAGACCAACCGAGACAGCGCCTTCCTGACCGCCATGCGCCGCGAGAGCGCCCCGCACACGCCCGTGTGGTTCATGCGCCAGGCCGGGCGGTACATGCCCGAATACCGCGCCCTGCGCGCCGGCCGCAGCATGCTGGAGTGCATCCGCACGCCCGACCTGGCCGCCGAGATCACCATGCAGCCCATCAAGGCCTTCAACGTGGACGCCGCGATCCTGTTCAACGACATCCTGACCCCGCTGCCCACCATGGGCCTGGACCTGGACTTCGTGGGCGGCGTGGGCCCGCAGATCGCCAACCGCATCGAGACGCCCGCCGACGTGGACCGCCTGGGCGTGCCCGCCACCGCCGAAACCATGCCCTACACCATGGAATCCATCCGGCTGGTGCGCCAGCAGCTCGACCCGCGCGGCATCCCCCTGATCGGGTTCATCGGCGCACCCTTCACCCTGGCGAGCTACGCCATCGAGGGCAAGGGCAGCAAGACCTACGACCGCACCAAGCGCTTCATGTACGCCGAACCGGCCGCCTGGGCGCGCCTGATGGGCAAGTTCGAGGCGATCCTGGGCGACTACCTGGAACAGCAGGTCCGCGCCGGCGCGCAGGCCGTGCAGGTGTTCGACTCCTGGGTGGGCATGCTCAGCGTGCACGACTACCGCACCTTCGTGAAACCCGCCACCGACCGCCTGATCCAGCGCGTCAAGGGCCTGGGCGTGCCGGTCATCTACTTCGGGACCGGCACCCAGCACCTGCTGCCCGACATGGCCAGCCTGGGCACCGACGTGGTCGGCGCAGACTGGAGACTGCCGCTGGACGAGGCCTGGAAACTCCTCCAGCCCGGGCAGGGCATCCAGGGGAACCTGGACCCGCTGCTGCTGCAGGCCCCCTGGCGCGAACTGAAACACCAGGTGGACCGCATCCTGGAAGAGGCCGGCGGACGCCCCGGGCACATCTTCAACGTCGGGCACGGCCTGCTGCCGGAAACCCCGATGGACAACGTGGCGCGTGTCATCGATTACGTTCACGAGCGCACCGCGAAGGGAGGCTGA
- a CDS encoding MaoC family dehydratase: MNGPSPAFQTQRQAAFDAARVGQTFTYRRTFTDGDLSLFCGLTGDLNHFHLDEEFAAGAPFGRRIVPGLLPASMVTHIGGLMGFLAAEMHFEFLAPVYVGDTVTCVVRFTGKDEARRRVLCAATLTNQAGGVVIRASFGGFPTQPRLRPDSPPAD; encoded by the coding sequence GTGAACGGACCGTCCCCCGCGTTCCAGACCCAGCGGCAGGCGGCCTTCGACGCCGCCCGGGTCGGGCAGACGTTCACGTACCGCCGGACCTTCACGGACGGCGACCTGAGCCTCTTCTGCGGCCTGACCGGGGACCTGAACCACTTCCACCTGGATGAGGAGTTCGCGGCCGGCGCGCCGTTCGGGCGGCGGATCGTGCCGGGGCTGCTGCCGGCCAGCATGGTCACGCACATCGGCGGCCTGATGGGCTTCCTGGCAGCGGAGATGCACTTCGAGTTCCTGGCGCCGGTGTACGTGGGCGACACCGTAACCTGCGTAGTGCGCTTCACGGGGAAGGACGAGGCGCGCCGGAGGGTGCTGTGCGCCGCCACCCTCACCAATCAGGCCGGGGGCGTGGTCATCCGGGCCTCCTTCGGCGGCTTTCCCACGCAGCCGCGCCTGCGGCCGGACAGCCCACCGGCTGACTGA
- a CDS encoding cyclic-di-AMP receptor has translation MKLVLAVIQDADASGLMRTLSQHAFDVTKLASTGGFLREGNTTLMIGVDDERLPELKKLIQHTCRTRTRLVAANVPVGEQNEGVAADPVEVPVGGAVLFVMQVAEFVKM, from the coding sequence ATGAAACTCGTGCTGGCCGTCATTCAGGATGCCGACGCTTCCGGACTCATGCGGACGCTCTCGCAGCATGCCTTCGACGTGACGAAGCTGGCCAGCACCGGCGGCTTCCTGCGGGAGGGCAACACCACCCTGATGATCGGCGTGGACGACGAGCGCCTCCCGGAACTCAAGAAGCTGATCCAGCACACCTGCCGCACCCGCACGCGGCTGGTCGCGGCGAACGTGCCGGTCGGCGAGCAGAACGAGGGCGTGGCCGCCGACCCGGTGGAGGTCCCGGTAGGCGGCGCGGTGCTGTTCGTGATGCAGGTCGCCGAGTTCGTGAAGATGTGA
- a CDS encoding transcriptional regulator → MFNPPTLEDLQETRRANEKLVLKALESKPEWVETELAKTTGLALSHLRAALASLLDQGRVRRLPGTGTRAVYGLADPGLADVPATPLTSDAKKIRDYLEGRADSALYMSDQLRMTREDVMSALSLLNAHGMITCTFVGSLVIFRLKETQALGQDAAPDKAEKAEKPARKKQPALA, encoded by the coding sequence ATGTTCAATCCCCCCACCCTGGAAGACCTGCAAGAAACCCGCCGCGCCAACGAGAAACTCGTGCTCAAGGCGCTGGAAAGCAAACCTGAATGGGTCGAGACGGAACTCGCCAAGACCACCGGCCTGGCCCTCTCGCACCTGCGCGCCGCGCTGGCCAGCCTGCTCGACCAGGGCCGCGTGCGCCGCCTGCCCGGCACCGGCACCCGCGCCGTGTACGGCCTCGCCGACCCCGGCCTGGCGGACGTGCCTGCCACGCCCCTGACCAGCGACGCCAAGAAGATCCGCGACTACCTCGAAGGCCGCGCGGACAGCGCACTGTACATGAGTGATCAGCTGCGCATGACCCGCGAGGACGTCATGAGCGCGCTGAGCCTGCTGAACGCGCACGGCATGATCACCTGCACCTTCGTGGGCAGCCTGGTGATCTTCCGCCTGAAAGAAACCCAGGCGCTCGGGCAGGACGCCGCGCCGGACAAAGCCGAGAAGGCCGAGAAGCCCGCCCGGAAAAAGCAGCCGGCGCTCGCCTGA
- a CDS encoding ATP-binding cassette domain-containing protein has product MLEIQNIVKRYGTFTALDGVSLQAQGGEVFGLLGPNGAGKTTLLRILATLLSPTSGTASVAGLDVTRDSEAVRRIIGVVNGGMGLPTRLTGREILRSFADLYDMPRARTEARIAELDEQLELGRTLDVRAGEYSTGMRQKVVIARAVIHEPKVLILDEAASGLDIFARRTLLDFVAATRQPGRLTLYSTHVMSEAEEVCDRVAILHEGRVLHVGAVPALLTQTGERNLERAFFHLVRQPAARAEVHHAV; this is encoded by the coding sequence ATGCTTGAGATTCAGAACATCGTGAAACGCTACGGGACCTTCACGGCCCTGGACGGCGTGAGCCTGCAGGCCCAGGGCGGAGAGGTGTTCGGCCTGCTGGGGCCCAACGGGGCGGGGAAGACCACGCTGCTGCGCATCCTGGCGACCCTGCTCTCGCCCACCTCCGGAACCGCCAGCGTGGCCGGCCTGGACGTCACCCGCGACTCCGAGGCGGTGCGGCGCATCATCGGCGTGGTGAACGGCGGCATGGGCCTCCCCACCCGCCTGACCGGCCGGGAGATCCTGCGGTCCTTCGCGGACCTGTACGACATGCCCCGCGCCCGCACCGAGGCCCGCATCGCCGAACTGGACGAGCAACTCGAACTGGGCCGCACCCTGGACGTCCGCGCCGGCGAGTACAGCACCGGCATGCGCCAGAAGGTCGTGATTGCCCGCGCCGTGATCCACGAGCCCAAGGTGCTGATCCTGGACGAGGCCGCCAGCGGCCTGGACATCTTCGCCCGGCGCACCCTGCTGGACTTCGTGGCCGCCACCCGCCAGCCGGGCCGCCTGACGCTGTACTCCACGCACGTCATGAGCGAGGCCGAGGAAGTCTGCGACCGCGTCGCCATCCTGCACGAGGGCCGCGTGCTGCACGTGGGCGCCGTGCCCGCCCTGCTCACCCAGACGGGCGAACGCAACCTGGAACGCGCCTTCTTCCACCTCGTCCGGCAGCCTGCCGCGCGTGCGGAGGTGCACCATGCGGTCTGA
- a CDS encoding ABC transporter permease, whose amino-acid sequence MAVRDLLATIRDRRTLNATIFMPLVMIPLLTLGLPFLMGNLIGGKQTERQKVGVIGTLPAPLRSMLESDVKSESGAVLRSGVTLVPVTDAMKAVQDGDVEAVLKPAQPMPTQAGGQTATLEVYGKLASMSSEAGAVGKVQNVVEAYNRSLTVDRLKTMGLDEQTLTPVRVQAIDATPEQARRSGMLAFLIPMLMLQFILSGGMATAVDATAGEKERGTLESLLVTPVRRSEVVGGKLLATTLTALISALFSVAGFVVTGFVVAQLRARQDGGSLASEMSSMMGGQLTLTLPGVLALLGIGLSSALLISALLIAISIYARSFKEAQTYIAPLSMLIVIPVIMLQFADFLNFSTAVYATPLIGSMIALLDTVKGTVTTPHALLAILGNLLGALLVSMVARRSFGREEIIFRN is encoded by the coding sequence GTGGCGGTGCGTGACCTGCTCGCCACCATCCGCGACCGCCGCACCCTGAACGCCACCATCTTCATGCCGCTGGTCATGATCCCGCTGCTCACCCTGGGCCTGCCGTTCCTGATGGGCAACCTGATCGGCGGCAAGCAGACCGAGCGGCAGAAGGTCGGCGTGATCGGCACGCTGCCCGCCCCGCTGCGCAGCATGCTGGAAAGCGACGTGAAATCCGAGTCCGGCGCGGTCCTGCGCAGCGGCGTGACCCTGGTGCCCGTCACGGACGCCATGAAGGCCGTGCAGGACGGCGACGTGGAAGCCGTGCTGAAACCCGCGCAGCCCATGCCCACCCAGGCCGGCGGCCAGACCGCGACGCTGGAGGTGTACGGCAAGCTCGCCAGCATGAGCAGCGAGGCCGGCGCGGTCGGCAAGGTGCAGAACGTCGTCGAGGCGTACAACCGCAGCCTCACCGTGGACCGCCTGAAAACCATGGGACTGGACGAGCAGACCCTGACGCCCGTGCGCGTGCAGGCCATCGACGCCACCCCCGAACAGGCGCGGCGCAGCGGCATGCTGGCCTTCCTGATCCCCATGCTGATGCTGCAGTTCATCCTGTCCGGCGGCATGGCGACCGCCGTGGACGCCACTGCCGGCGAGAAGGAACGCGGCACCCTGGAAAGCCTGCTGGTCACGCCCGTGCGCCGCAGCGAGGTGGTGGGCGGCAAGCTCCTGGCCACCACCCTCACCGCCCTGATCAGCGCGCTGTTCAGCGTGGCCGGCTTCGTGGTCACCGGCTTCGTGGTGGCGCAGCTGCGGGCCCGGCAGGACGGCGGCAGCCTCGCCAGCGAGATGAGCAGCATGATGGGCGGGCAGCTCACCCTGACCCTGCCGGGCGTGCTGGCCCTGCTCGGCATCGGCCTGAGCAGCGCCCTGCTGATCAGCGCCCTGCTGATCGCCATCAGCATCTACGCCCGCAGCTTCAAGGAAGCGCAGACGTACATCGCGCCGCTGAGCATGCTGATCGTGATTCCGGTGATCATGCTGCAGTTCGCGGACTTCCTGAACTTCAGCACCGCCGTGTACGCCACCCCCCTGATCGGCAGCATGATCGCCCTGCTGGACACCGTGAAGGGCACGGTCACCACGCCTCACGCCCTGCTCGCCATCCTGGGCAACCTGCTGGGCGCGCTCCTGGTGTCCATGGTCGCCCGGCGCAGCTTCGGGCGCGAGGAGATCATCTTCCGCAACTGA